One Pleurocapsa sp. PCC 7327 DNA segment encodes these proteins:
- a CDS encoding 2OG-Fe(II) oxygenase translates to MNRTELADYITKRLDLLFSEKTEEFCQSGRINSFIVDDVLPESLALQIYNAFPKKEEMIRKRSLRENKYVAAQMNLYNPILEEAIYAFQDLRVVSRLSEITGIKELIADKYLYAGGISLMDKDCFLNPHIDNSHDKDRSNYRVLNLLYYVTPNWKLEYGGNLELWDNGLKGKPRTIWSKFNRLVVMITTRSSFHSVSPIRHEGQRCCLSNYYFSPTSIDGEEYFHITAFRGRPEQKLRDILLRGDIALRSAIRKLFPKGILPLFHVYKK, encoded by the coding sequence ATGAATAGAACAGAACTTGCCGATTATATTACTAAAAGACTCGATCTACTCTTCTCTGAGAAAACAGAAGAATTCTGTCAGTCCGGTCGGATTAATAGTTTTATAGTTGATGATGTTCTACCTGAGTCATTAGCATTGCAAATTTACAATGCTTTCCCAAAAAAAGAAGAAATGATTCGCAAACGAAGCCTGCGAGAAAATAAGTATGTTGCTGCTCAGATGAATTTATACAATCCTATTTTAGAGGAAGCTATCTACGCGTTCCAGGATCTTAGAGTTGTGTCCAGATTATCAGAAATTACAGGGATAAAAGAGCTAATAGCTGATAAATATCTTTATGCTGGCGGCATAAGCCTGATGGACAAGGACTGTTTCCTGAATCCCCATATTGATAACTCTCATGACAAAGATCGGAGTAATTATCGAGTACTAAACTTACTCTACTACGTGACACCAAATTGGAAACTAGAGTATGGTGGAAACTTGGAACTCTGGGATAATGGTTTAAAAGGTAAACCCAGAACTATCTGGAGTAAGTTCAACAGATTAGTGGTAATGATTACTACTAGATCTTCTTTTCATTCAGTAAGTCCAATCAGACATGAAGGACAAAGATGTTGCTTGTCTAACTATTATTTCTCCCCGACTTCCATAGATGGAGAAGAGTATTTTCATATTACCGCTTTTAGGGGAAGACCAGAACAAAAGCTGAGAGATATTTTGTTAAGAGGTGATATTGCTTTAAGAAGTGCCATTCGCAAACTCTTTCCAAAAGGAATTCTTCCGTTGTTTCATGTTTATAAAAAGTAA
- a CDS encoding bifunctional 2-polyprenyl-6-hydroxyphenol methylase/3-demethylubiquinol 3-O-methyltransferase UbiG, with the protein MFDSQAINAAVAKLYNTYPFPPDPLSDEPPPGYNWRWNWIAAYNFCTGQKPLRQDIRILDAGCGTGSGTDYLIHLNPEAEIVAIDLSEKALEVAKERCRRSGVLANRARSVEFHLLKVEEATQLPGEFDLINCVGVLHHLPDPVKGIRALAEKLAPGGLLHVFVYAELGRWEIQLMQKAIALLQGDRRGDYRDGVFVGRQIFASLPENNRIVKREKERWSMENHRDESFADMYVHPQEVDYNIETLFELIEASGLEFIGFSNPRYWQLERLLGKSPELMERAKQMSDRDRYRLIELLDPEITHYEFFLGKPPLLKADWSVDETLLAAIPERHPCLMGYPSQNLLDCDYQPVRLSEAEFTFLEACDANSSRKRTVGEILEILNAVKLDLDAVRSLQQRQLIVLSK; encoded by the coding sequence ATGTTCGATTCCCAAGCTATCAACGCTGCCGTTGCCAAACTCTACAATACCTATCCGTTTCCGCCAGATCCCCTTTCCGACGAACCACCACCGGGATACAATTGGCGCTGGAATTGGATAGCCGCTTATAATTTCTGTACGGGTCAAAAACCCTTGCGGCAAGATATTCGCATTCTCGATGCCGGATGCGGGACGGGTTCGGGAACCGATTATCTAATCCATCTCAATCCAGAAGCGGAAATCGTCGCGATCGATTTGAGCGAAAAAGCGCTGGAAGTGGCAAAAGAACGCTGTCGCCGTTCGGGAGTGCTAGCAAACCGCGCTCGGTCGGTTGAATTTCATCTCCTCAAAGTCGAAGAGGCAACTCAATTACCCGGCGAATTCGATCTGATTAACTGCGTTGGCGTGTTGCATCATTTGCCCGATCCCGTCAAGGGAATTCGTGCTTTGGCAGAAAAATTGGCTCCTGGCGGATTGTTGCACGTATTCGTTTATGCTGAGTTAGGACGCTGGGAAATCCAACTCATGCAAAAAGCGATCGCACTTTTGCAAGGAGACCGACGAGGGGATTACCGCGATGGCGTGTTTGTCGGTCGTCAAATTTTTGCCTCTTTACCAGAAAATAACCGAATTGTCAAGAGAGAAAAAGAACGTTGGTCGATGGAAAATCATCGGGACGAATCGTTTGCAGATATGTACGTCCATCCCCAAGAAGTCGATTACAACATCGAGACGTTGTTTGAGTTAATTGAGGCTTCTGGGTTAGAATTTATTGGCTTCTCCAATCCCCGATATTGGCAATTGGAAAGATTGCTCGGAAAATCGCCAGAGTTGATGGAAAGAGCAAAGCAAATGAGCGATCGCGATCGCTATCGACTGATCGAACTGCTAGATCCCGAAATTACCCACTATGAATTTTTCTTGGGCAAACCGCCCTTATTAAAAGCAGATTGGTCGGTTGACGAAACCCTATTAGCAGCCATTCCCGAACGCCATCCTTGTCTGATGGGCTATCCCAGTCAAAATTTGCTCGACTGCGACTATCAACCCGTCCGCTTGTCGGAAGCAGAATTTACCTTTTTAGAAGCTTGCGATGCGAATTCATCTCGAAAGCGCACGGTTGGCGAGATTTTAGAGATTTTAAACGCTGTCAAACTCGATTTAGATGCAGTGCGATCGCTCCAACAACGGCAGTTGATTGTTTTGAGCAAATAA
- a CDS encoding transposase: MAVVDVTNNIGYSLSVQPTPANQFVKTTSSSKKTEQLEMTRINDYLRQLEATRPYLPTSRRYVVTDGFYSKIKWVDGVRNVYLLKNSGSHASTYAVLFSTDLELDAYSIYLYYKARFQIEFLFRDGKQFTGLADCQARDLTKLDFHFILIVL; encoded by the coding sequence ATGGCAGTAGTAGATGTAACTAACAACATCGGCTACAGTCTGAGCGTTCAGCCAACACCTGCCAATCAATTCGTCAAAACAACTTCGTCTTCCAAGAAAACCGAACAATTGGAAATGACGAGAATCAATGACTATCTCAGACAACTTGAAGCAACTCGCCCTTATCTTCCCACTTCACGGCGCTATGTAGTCACCGATGGCTTTTACAGTAAAATCAAATGGGTTGATGGAGTTAGAAATGTTTACCTACTTAAAAATTCTGGTTCTCATGCGAGTACTTATGCGGTTTTGTTCTCCACTGACCTCGAACTAGATGCTTACTCGATCTATCTCTACTATAAGGCTCGTTTTCAAATTGAATTTTTGTTCCGTGATGGTAAACAGTTTACTGGTTTAGCTGATTGTCAAGCTCGCGATCTAACTAAACTTGATTTTCATTTTATTTTAATAGTTCTTTGA
- a CDS encoding DNA phosphorothioation system restriction enzyme, whose translation MILKLLQIDESYNSPKLSSINWEKLAQEYQDRKVAESGVSYQSKPLGYPKIPTDLQLRDYQQTAIISWFRNKGRGTLKMATGSGKTIVALAIATELYQKIGLQVLLVVCPYCHLVTQWARECEKFNLKPILAFENVHNWQSQLSAQLYTLRLYTLRCGNQSFLTVITTNSTLMGEGFQSQLKFFPEKTLIVGDEAHNLGSTRLEESLPRKIGLRLALSATPERYFDEDGTKAILNYFGEILQPEFTLADAIDKGALVRYYYHPILVELTLSEALTYAKLTQRIGWALEDNADWTKNEMLTSLLMQRSRLVGAAANKLEALRNLMVKRLHTRHTLFYCGDGYVDNSSSAIYSRQLEAVTRILGTELGYRVNTYTAQTPLEEREKMRQQFESGELQGLVAIRCLDEGVDIPAIQNAVILASTGNPRQFIQRRGRILRPHPGKTHATLFDTIVMPPELDREIWEVERNLLRKELKRFIEFANLADNAEEAKAKLKIVQEKYDLLDS comes from the coding sequence ATGATCTTAAAGTTACTTCAGATTGATGAGTCTTATAATTCTCCTAAGTTATCCTCTATAAACTGGGAAAAGTTAGCTCAAGAATATCAAGATCGAAAAGTTGCAGAATCGGGAGTATCTTATCAGTCTAAACCCTTAGGATACCCGAAAATTCCTACCGATCTCCAACTGCGAGACTATCAGCAAACTGCCATTATTAGTTGGTTTCGTAACAAAGGACGAGGAACGCTAAAAATGGCAACGGGCAGTGGAAAAACCATTGTCGCCCTCGCGATCGCAACCGAACTATACCAAAAAATTGGTTTGCAGGTTCTTTTGGTAGTTTGTCCTTATTGCCATCTAGTCACGCAATGGGCAAGAGAATGTGAAAAATTTAATTTAAAACCTATTTTAGCGTTTGAAAACGTTCATAACTGGCAAAGTCAACTGTCTGCACAATTATATACTCTTCGTTTATATACTCTTCGTTGTGGAAATCAATCTTTTCTAACGGTTATTACGACCAATTCCACCTTAATGGGAGAAGGATTTCAATCCCAACTTAAGTTTTTTCCTGAGAAAACTCTGATTGTTGGCGATGAAGCTCATAACCTCGGTTCGACTCGTTTAGAAGAGAGTTTACCGCGAAAAATTGGTCTGCGACTAGCTCTATCGGCAACGCCAGAAAGATATTTTGATGAAGATGGAACGAAAGCTATATTAAATTATTTTGGCGAGATTTTACAACCTGAATTTACGCTTGCCGATGCGATTGATAAAGGGGCATTAGTTCGCTATTATTACCATCCTATTTTAGTAGAATTAACGCTATCAGAAGCTTTAACTTATGCTAAATTGACGCAACGAATTGGTTGGGCATTAGAAGATAACGCGGATTGGACAAAAAATGAGATGTTAACTTCATTATTGATGCAGCGATCGCGTTTAGTTGGCGCAGCAGCGAATAAATTAGAAGCTTTGCGAAATTTAATGGTTAAACGCTTGCATACTCGCCATACACTTTTTTATTGCGGCGACGGGTATGTCGATAATTCTTCTTCTGCGATTTATAGCCGTCAATTAGAAGCCGTGACGCGCATTTTAGGGACAGAATTAGGCTATCGAGTTAATACTTATACTGCTCAAACGCCACTAGAAGAAAGAGAAAAAATGCGACAACAATTTGAAAGCGGAGAGTTACAAGGTTTAGTTGCGATTCGCTGTTTAGATGAAGGAGTCGATATTCCCGCCATTCAAAACGCCGTAATCTTAGCCAGTACCGGAAATCCCCGTCAATTTATTCAGCGTCGGGGGAGAATCTTGCGTCCTCATCCCGGTAAAACCCATGCAACCTTATTTGATACGATCGTTATGCCACCAGAATTAGATCGAGAAATTTGGGAAGTCGAACGCAATTTATTGCGAAAGGAATTAAAGCGTTTTATTGAGTTTGCCAATTTAGCCGATAATGCTGAAGAAGCTAAAGCAAAATTAAAAATCGTTCAAGAGAAATATGATTTGTTAGATAGTTAA
- a CDS encoding proteasome-type protease, whose translation MTYCLGIINCFGIVIAADSRTNAGVDYISAYKKLFDFSVPGERVLLICTSGNLSMTQGVIAELRRDIQNHEEVNLHNLSSMYDIARYIGHKSRQIQDRDRQWLERDNIDFQCNFLLGGQVKGEEPQLYLIYPQGNFIQATKETPFLQIGETKYGKPILDRTITYDTPLEAIAKCALLSIDSTMKSNISVGPPINLVMYKADSLVVRHTLELRLGDPYLAKIRKLWEDFVRQAFEAMPNIEWQRETEASVEDILID comes from the coding sequence GTGACATACTGTTTGGGAATCATTAATTGCTTTGGGATCGTGATTGCAGCAGACTCTCGGACTAATGCTGGAGTTGATTATATTTCTGCTTACAAAAAACTCTTCGATTTTTCCGTACCGGGAGAACGAGTGCTTTTGATTTGCACTTCTGGAAATCTCTCGATGACGCAGGGGGTGATTGCTGAATTACGGCGAGATATTCAAAACCACGAGGAAGTGAATCTGCATAATCTTTCCAGTATGTATGATATTGCTCGCTATATCGGTCATAAAAGTCGGCAGATTCAAGATCGCGATCGCCAATGGTTAGAAAGGGATAATATTGATTTTCAATGTAACTTTCTCTTGGGAGGACAAGTTAAAGGGGAGGAACCCCAGCTTTACTTAATTTATCCTCAGGGAAACTTTATTCAGGCAACCAAAGAAACGCCATTTTTACAAATTGGAGAAACTAAATACGGCAAACCCATTCTCGATCGCACGATTACTTACGATACACCGCTAGAAGCGATCGCTAAGTGCGCTCTCCTGTCAATCGACTCGACGATGAAATCTAACATTTCTGTCGGTCCGCCGATTAATTTAGTCATGTACAAAGCTGACAGTTTGGTCGTTCGCCATACCTTAGAGTTGCGCTTGGGAGATCCCTATTTAGCTAAGATACGCAAGTTATGGGAAGACTTTGTTCGCCAAGCATTTGAAGCAATGCCGAATATAGAATGGCAGCGCGAAACCGAAGCATCTGTAGAAGATATTTTGATTGATTAG
- a CDS encoding polysaccharide biosynthesis/export family protein, whose protein sequence is MTITFLISLQVVASRCSYLLGALLFGLTYSLGLASACLAQAPPSPPQSQSPEDSLPTLPNAGRPDAQTPQVQPSPTQPAPVPSPSPTFRRGDLPPETNSTPVYEERESRPFRTYRLAIGDGINVNVIDFPEFNFAGTIDSEGNIFVPILGKVPVVGLTLQEVETKIAYELSRRFLKEEPEIAATLVGARPVQLTLLGEVVRPGFYTLPPQTSLVSILLSAGGATSKADLRSIVIRRSLVDGTVLEEKVDLYTPLIKGEKAPDVQLQGGDTVIVSRLEFGQEQGYDRNLLARTNLVQPSITVRILAPNLDGAGISLRNLNVPSGSTFLDVVASLPAADTLRVNFDEVTLLRFDPEKGRVVTQTLSPTSTVEGDTAQNIPLQEQDVIVVSRTLLGEILSAFRTLTQPIRDVFGFSDFIFDLPNRFD, encoded by the coding sequence ATGACAATTACTTTTCTTATTAGCTTGCAGGTCGTTGCTTCTCGTTGTTCGTACCTTTTAGGTGCGCTTTTGTTCGGGCTAACTTACTCGCTTGGGTTGGCTAGCGCTTGTCTGGCTCAAGCTCCCCCATCGCCGCCCCAGTCCCAATCGCCAGAAGACTCGCTGCCAACCCTTCCCAACGCGGGGCGACCAGACGCCCAAACGCCTCAAGTTCAACCGTCGCCGACGCAACCCGCTCCCGTGCCTTCTCCCTCGCCAACCTTTAGACGAGGAGATTTACCTCCCGAAACCAACTCGACCCCCGTCTATGAGGAGAGAGAATCCAGACCTTTTAGAACCTATCGACTGGCGATCGGCGATGGCATTAATGTTAACGTAATTGATTTTCCAGAGTTTAATTTTGCAGGAACTATCGACAGCGAGGGAAACATTTTTGTCCCAATTCTCGGCAAAGTTCCTGTGGTTGGACTGACCCTCCAAGAAGTGGAAACCAAAATTGCCTACGAGCTAAGTCGTCGCTTCCTTAAAGAAGAACCAGAGATCGCTGCCACCCTTGTAGGCGCGCGCCCGGTTCAGCTGACCCTTTTGGGAGAAGTCGTGAGACCGGGATTTTATACCCTACCTCCGCAAACATCTCTCGTATCGATTTTGCTCTCAGCCGGAGGAGCAACATCAAAAGCCGATCTCAGATCGATCGTCATTCGCCGCTCTTTGGTCGATGGAACGGTTTTGGAAGAAAAAGTCGATCTGTATACGCCTTTAATCAAAGGAGAAAAAGCGCCAGACGTACAGCTTCAGGGGGGAGATACGGTGATCGTCTCGAGACTGGAATTCGGTCAAGAACAAGGCTACGATCGCAACTTACTCGCTCGTACCAATCTGGTTCAGCCCAGCATTACCGTTCGCATCCTAGCGCCCAATCTCGATGGGGCAGGAATCAGCTTGCGCAATCTCAACGTCCCTAGCGGCAGCACCTTCCTAGACGTAGTAGCTAGTCTTCCCGCCGCCGATACCTTGCGAGTTAACTTTGATGAAGTCACTTTGTTGCGCTTCGACCCAGAAAAAGGTAGAGTAGTCACTCAAACGCTCAGTCCTACAAGCACTGTCGAAGGAGATACCGCTCAAAATATTCCACTCCAGGAGCAGGATGTTATCGTCGTCAGTCGCACCTTGCTCGGCGAGATTCTCTCTGCTTTTCGAACTCTGACCCAACCCATTCGAGATGTTTTTGGTTTTTCTGACTTTATTTTCGACCTCCCGAATCGATTTGATTAA
- a CDS encoding tyrosine-protein kinase domain-containing protein: MASTPPIVKRYLIAFGQYNWLGFLLFALAVGVSGIVAFQPPPQPPRPTYKAIGQLAYRIPPPTFTATGSQLQEQGRTINRDALLSVRVLQRVAEKLNLTADQILEIRDKRLQISFPGEGQPEGKGTTTAQSQAISLEYTDPESPTRATLILETFMKEMVDYSRWLNTSQLRGRIEALTARLGQVQNDLTRAEEKFYRYISREGSDLLAVQDGSLFSGITSSQQQQRQIQLALQEIDGQMASLSKQLGLTADQAYTSSALSADPIIANLRARILENELQLVRLEQDLRPEHPTIVKLRKDQVVNNTLLQQRAQELIGRDGILKPLPDRIRKDSNLDPARQQLANQLVALQTQREGLLNQLTSIVKTEQELRQQYERFPDKQLQQARLVQNVEFQRVIYQNILTALADAQSAEAETASSLAIAQEPVVAPPGSYTPRAANVLLILAAGAGIGLVVGAGVIFLLAMVDDRLHTPQELRDTVSDKEFPVLGQLPLMPIEEGSERRRPILLDAESPYLPYYERFRSNIRRLASESCKVILITSIAGDEGKTVTAYNLAIASALAGKRTLLVEADLRSRSKASVLQVTLDLEAALEPLRYYANRGEAINLVPTIENLYILPGPGPQRRAAAIIESSELQLLLKDAKGRYDMVIVDTPSLSRCNDALLLEPLTDGLILVTRPGLTRSSLLNEALDQFTEAEVSVLGVVINGVEGLNPISPTQLETVDSEEAGSDEEGTRVGV; encoded by the coding sequence ATGGCTTCAACTCCACCTATTGTCAAACGCTATTTAATTGCCTTTGGACAGTACAATTGGCTGGGATTTCTGCTTTTTGCTTTGGCAGTAGGGGTTTCAGGAATTGTAGCTTTTCAGCCGCCGCCGCAGCCCCCCCGTCCTACTTACAAAGCAATAGGACAATTAGCCTATCGCATTCCGCCACCAACGTTTACTGCGACTGGAAGCCAGCTTCAAGAACAGGGGCGAACCATTAACCGAGATGCGTTGCTCTCCGTTAGAGTGCTTCAGAGAGTCGCTGAAAAATTAAACCTAACTGCCGACCAGATTTTAGAAATCCGCGATAAAAGACTGCAAATTAGCTTTCCCGGCGAAGGACAGCCAGAGGGGAAAGGAACAACAACTGCCCAATCGCAGGCGATCTCGTTGGAATATACCGATCCCGAATCTCCCACTCGCGCGACTTTGATTTTAGAAACCTTCATGAAAGAGATGGTCGATTACAGCCGTTGGCTCAATACCTCCCAGCTACGCGGCAGAATCGAAGCCCTCACGGCACGATTGGGACAGGTACAAAACGATCTCACCAGAGCTGAAGAGAAATTTTATCGCTATATTTCTAGAGAAGGCTCGGATTTATTAGCCGTTCAAGATGGCAGCTTATTCAGCGGCATTACAAGCTCTCAGCAACAACAAAGACAAATCCAGCTGGCGCTACAGGAAATTGACGGTCAAATGGCTAGCCTGTCCAAGCAATTAGGCTTGACGGCAGATCAAGCGTATACGTCTTCTGCGCTGAGTGCCGACCCGATTATTGCCAATCTGCGGGCGAGAATCTTAGAAAATGAGCTGCAACTCGTGCGTTTGGAGCAAGATTTGCGACCGGAACACCCGACCATCGTCAAGCTACGCAAAGACCAGGTGGTCAATAATACCCTCCTGCAACAACGCGCTCAAGAATTAATCGGTCGCGACGGGATTTTAAAACCCTTACCCGATCGAATTCGCAAAGACAGCAATCTCGATCCGGCAAGACAGCAATTGGCTAACCAGTTAGTTGCCCTGCAAACGCAGCGAGAAGGATTGCTCAACCAACTTACCTCGATTGTCAAGACCGAACAGGAGTTGCGACAGCAGTACGAAAGATTTCCCGATAAGCAATTGCAGCAAGCGCGTTTGGTTCAAAATGTCGAGTTTCAACGGGTAATCTACCAAAATATTCTGACTGCTCTGGCCGATGCTCAGTCGGCTGAGGCAGAAACGGCTAGCAGCTTGGCGATCGCGCAAGAACCTGTCGTTGCCCCACCTGGCTCCTACACGCCAAGAGCAGCTAATGTCTTGCTGATTCTGGCTGCGGGTGCTGGTATTGGTTTAGTAGTCGGCGCTGGGGTGATCTTCTTGCTGGCAATGGTGGACGATCGCTTGCATACGCCCCAAGAATTGCGCGATACGGTATCGGATAAAGAATTCCCAGTGCTGGGACAATTGCCACTGATGCCTATCGAGGAAGGAAGCGAGAGACGCCGCCCGATTCTACTGGATGCCGAGTCCCCCTATTTGCCCTACTACGAGCGATTCCGCAGCAATATTCGCCGTCTGGCTTCGGAATCTTGTAAGGTTATTTTAATCACCAGTATCGCTGGCGACGAAGGAAAAACCGTTACGGCTTATAATCTCGCGATCGCTTCGGCACTAGCTGGCAAGCGGACGCTTTTAGTGGAAGCCGACTTGCGCAGCCGTTCTAAGGCTAGCGTCCTGCAAGTAACGCTCGACCTCGAAGCAGCGCTCGAACCTTTGCGCTATTACGCCAATCGCGGCGAAGCGATCAATTTGGTGCCGACGATCGAAAACTTGTATATCCTGCCCGGTCCCGGTCCTCAGAGACGAGCAGCAGCCATTATCGAGTCCAGCGAACTGCAACTGCTGCTAAAAGATGCGAAGGGTCGCTATGACATGGTTATCGTCGATACGCCATCGCTGTCGCGCTGCAACGACGCCCTCTTACTCGAACCGCTCACCGATGGATTGATTCTCGTCACCCGACCCGGACTGACCCGTTCTAGCTTGTTAAACGAAGCGCTCGACCAGTTTACAGAGGCAGAAGTATCGGTTCTGGGCGTTGTTATCAACGGCGTTGAAGGACTGAATCCCATCTCGCCCACGCAACTAGAGACGGTAGATTCCGAAGAAGCCGGATCGGACGAAGAGGGGACTAGAGTGGGCGTGTAG
- a CDS encoding ABC transporter ATP-binding protein translates to MKTRSNYWQLLPYLRPQIQTIAQAAVCTIVFTIFWPILARLTGQIAEYVGQGNVGKIAQMGGIIAIAFLVRGAAQYGQDSLMAKAALKIALDIRVKVYSHLQKLSLNYFEVTKTGDLSYRLTEDIDRIGEVIYKFFHAFIPCVLQLIVVIGYMFYLNWQLTLGALIITPLMTLLVGAFGEQLVKFSRRSQERTSNLSSLLTEVFSGIRLVQAFAAENYEIQRFAQEAEHNRRAKYHTESLKAFQYVVVGFLQAMSIVFLFFLAGWQISQKNLTGSEFVSYLVAVVMLFDPIAIITSNYNEFKQGQASVDRIFELLEIQPTVVEKKDAIALPPVTGKVEYRHVNFSYCPEKPVLKNLSLIAYPGETIALVGASGAGKTTLVNLLPRFYNAQAGDILIDGVNIQDVTLKSLRRQIGIVPQDTMLFSGTIAENIAFGQIEFDLDAIESAAKIANAHQFVTQLSQGYYTYVGERGVNLSGGQRQRIAIARAILLNPRILILDEATSALDSESEALVQEALDRIMKERTVFVIAHRLATVRRADRILVLEKGQIIESGTHEQLLAQNGRYARFHAQQFSQ, encoded by the coding sequence TTGAAAACGCGATCGAACTACTGGCAACTGCTTCCCTATCTCCGTCCTCAAATACAAACGATCGCTCAAGCTGCCGTTTGTACGATTGTTTTTACGATTTTCTGGCCGATTCTGGCGCGATTGACCGGACAAATTGCAGAATATGTCGGACAGGGAAATGTTGGCAAAATCGCTCAAATGGGAGGAATTATTGCGATCGCGTTTTTAGTTCGAGGTGCGGCCCAATACGGACAAGATTCTCTGATGGCAAAAGCTGCCCTGAAAATTGCCCTCGATATCCGCGTCAAAGTTTATAGCCATCTACAAAAATTGAGTCTCAATTACTTTGAAGTCACCAAAACAGGCGATCTTTCATACCGACTGACAGAAGATATCGATCGCATCGGAGAAGTTATCTACAAGTTTTTCCATGCTTTTATTCCTTGCGTATTGCAACTCATTGTGGTCATAGGCTACATGTTCTATCTCAACTGGCAATTAACGCTAGGAGCTTTAATTATCACACCTTTAATGACATTATTAGTCGGTGCGTTTGGAGAGCAGTTAGTCAAGTTTTCTCGCCGCAGTCAGGAACGAACATCTAATTTGTCTTCCTTACTCACCGAAGTCTTTAGCGGCATTCGATTAGTACAAGCTTTTGCTGCCGAAAATTATGAAATTCAACGTTTTGCTCAAGAAGCAGAACACAATCGACGGGCAAAATATCATACAGAAAGCCTAAAAGCCTTTCAATATGTCGTGGTTGGCTTTCTGCAAGCAATGAGTATCGTGTTTCTCTTTTTCCTAGCAGGTTGGCAAATTTCTCAGAAAAACCTGACGGGTAGCGAATTTGTTAGTTACTTGGTGGCTGTAGTGATGTTGTTCGATCCCATCGCCATTATCACCAGCAATTACAACGAATTCAAACAGGGACAGGCTTCTGTAGACCGGATTTTTGAACTTTTAGAGATTCAACCCACCGTCGTCGAGAAAAAAGACGCGATCGCACTTCCTCCCGTTACAGGTAAAGTAGAATATCGCCACGTCAATTTTTCCTATTGCCCAGAAAAACCCGTTCTCAAAAATCTCAGTTTGATTGCCTATCCCGGAGAAACGATCGCTTTAGTGGGTGCGTCTGGTGCGGGAAAAACCACCCTAGTCAATCTTCTACCGCGTTTCTACAATGCCCAAGCGGGAGACATCCTTATCGATGGAGTTAATATTCAAGATGTCACCCTCAAGAGTCTGCGACGGCAAATCGGGATCGTTCCCCAGGATACCATGCTTTTTTCGGGCACGATCGCCGAAAATATCGCCTTCGGTCAAATCGAATTCGACCTCGACGCGATCGAATCGGCGGCCAAAATTGCCAACGCGCACCAGTTCGTGACCCAGCTATCGCAAGGATATTACACCTATGTCGGGGAACGAGGAGTCAATTTATCGGGGGGACAGCGACAGAGAATTGCGATCGCGCGGGCAATTCTCCTCAATCCGAGAATTTTAATTCTCGATGAAGCGACTTCGGCACTCGATTCGGAGTCAGAAGCTTTGGTACAAGAAGCTTTAGATCGCATTATGAAAGAACGCACCGTTTTTGTTATTGCCCATCGACTCGCGACGGTACGCCGCGCCGATCGCATTCTCGTTCTGGAAAAAGGACAAATTATTGAATCTGGAACTCACGAACAATTGTTAGCCCAAAATGGGCGTTACGCTCGCTTTCACGCCCAACAGTTCAGTCAATAA